The Cryptococcus gattii WM276 chromosome F, complete sequence genome segment CATGGGTTAACGATCAAGTTGCGAATAGTTACCATTCTGAAAGTATTCTGTACAGCTCTAAAGGctggaaggaagaagaaatggaagaagTGACGAGTCAAGGCAGACTGTTCTTCCTGGGTCAAAACCAAAGCTGTAGAAAGCGGCAAATAACCGACATTACGTAAATAAGATAGATGCCAAGTTATTATACGAGCGTCCACTTTCTGTGATGTCTTCCACTTCAGACATCTGGAAGGCATCTTATTATAGTATTGTTGCTATTGTGCTGTATTCCTCCAAGACAAAAGACTCCATACCCGATGGTATACATAAAAAATTGGACAGATTTTGAGACTGTGAGTGATTGTCAGCATCACCCATGTGGGTACGCACAGGTTCAATATGTGCTGACGCATGGCCATGTAGGCCGCAACGGATCTTTACGCGCGATCGCCTAGTAAGGTGTGTATATGATAATACAGACATATGAAGACTTTTGAAGGTGGAGGGCTGACAGTCATCAAAGGTTCGGTATTGTGTCAAGTTCCAACCAAAGACAGGGCATCTTGTGCTCAAGATCACCGATGATGTAAAGGTTTGTACTTATCGTCAAGTTAATGCGCGCTTGGCGACCTAATTTTGCCTTGCTTTACATAGTGTATCAAGTACAAAACATTCTCTTCCATTATCCTTAACCGATTTGACTCTCTTAACCTCCGCCTCTTGTCTTCCATGTCCAACACCAAAGCCCGACCTAAGGCAATCCTCTCAACAACGATTTCAGCGAGTGAAACACCAGAGCGAGGAGGGACACCTGCTCCTGCTGGCGTGAGCGGGGAGGCTCCATCTTCAGCAATAGCTCCAGGGGGTCAAGAGGGAACGAAGCAAGGAGCTCAAGGGAAGTCAAATACGAgcggaaagaagaagaagaagggaaagagatAACAACGGGTTGTATGTATTATGCTTTGATTGTAATCTAGGCGGCAATTATATAGCTCCCTGGTTCCTGCTGGTTAAATGTGGAGAAGCGAAGAACAAATACACTACTTACAGGTTAAGCGTAAACATTAACGTCAACTAAATGTCTGAACTTGATTGAGACTTGCTACTGTAGGGTATAGAGGAAGGGTCGGGGTCGAGAACAGCGGCAGAAAGTTGAAGATCAATGCGACTTGACATCGGGGTACGTCGAACGCTTTTAAACTCAAGTGCAATGGGACAAACACGTGCGAAACCATCCTTTGAAAGCTTTTTCTCGAGGTATAAATGATAGCACACTCAGATCGATTAATGAGAAGTACTACGACTATTCAAGATATGCAAAAGGTCCATGAAGTTCATGACAGATTAAACTCCGAAAGATCAAAAAGACAAAAACTGTCCACAATGAAAGATGATACAGCTATTGATACTCGATGAATTAAGGCAAAGTATAGCCCGAGTATAGCCGCATAAGATATACCTCCAGCATCCTTCCCCAAcctcccttcctccttggAACGCTACAATGAAAACCCTGAGAACATTTAGGCGACATATACTATACCAACGGCAACAGCAGCGAAGGCAATGAGGGCACCACCCATGGTGGCTGATCGACCAGACCCgctggaagaagagtcGGAAGCGCCGCTAGCGCCAGTACCGGCGGCAGAACCAGAAGTGATGGCAGCAGAGCCAGCGGCCGTGCTGCCAGTAGCCTCAGAAGGAGCAGAGACTTCAGAACCGGTAGCAGTACCAACAATGGGCTGGAAGTAGGTAGAGCCGCCGCTGGCAGAAGTGATCTGAGTAGTAGTCTGGTTGGATGAAGTCTCAATGTAGGCCTCGGAGACTGTATATCATCTCAGTTCGCGACCTTTTCTGATAAGGGCAGACAACTTACTGTCCTTGCCCAAACAGTTGATGATGGACTTGAGCTGGTAGGTACCGTTGGCGATAACTTGAGGCAAGATGTAACCAACAGCAAGGTCGACACTCTGCTGGTAGACTGTAGAAGTATATGGTCAAGATTATTACTACACGACGAATAAAGAAGACTTACGGTCGTGCTCAAGAGTGATGAAGCCAGTGTTCAACTTGGGGGCGTAGTCCTTGAGAATCTTCTCAAAGGTTTCATAAGAAGAGGCGCCGGTGGCACTACCACCGCTGATGTGCCAATCGTTCTGTCATTTTGTTAGTTAAGGTCATTGCGAAAGTCAAGATGAACCGACAGTGTCAAAGTTAACGGTGGTTGAACCATCAGAATAAGAAGTCCAGATAACAGGAGTCAAGCCCATCTGAGCAGCAATGGCACGAACACGGTCATCGATGTCACCGTAAGGAGGTCGGAAAGTGTTTGGGGTGACGCCAATGGTGTCCTTGATGACCTTCATTGTCCAAGCAAGCTCGGCAACAATCTGCTCGTTGGTAAGAGTAGTAAGTGCAGGGTGAGACCAAGTGTGGATAGAGATCTCGTGCCCAGACATGTACTCGGTTTGGAGCATCTCGGGTCGAGAAAGGACACGAGAGCCAACAACGAAGAAAGTGGTCTTGAtgttcttctcctcaaGGTAGTCAATTAAAAGAGGGGTGAAGGGAGAAGGCCCGTCATCATAAGAGAGACCCCAAACATTCTTGTCAGGGCACGCCACAATGTCAGTTGCCCGAGTGCAACCGCCACAAGTCCACCAGCATCGACCGTCGCTGGTGGCACCCGGGTCAGTGGAACAATCGCCAGTTGTCGCATTATAGCTGGGCACCTTTGTCATGTCGATCTAATCCAACTGTTAGCTTTTCCAGTACCTCGTCTCCAAACCTAACTCACCTTGGTCAGCCATTCCTGAACCAAAGAGGAGTTGGTAGGAGGAATGACGTCTAAAGCTGGATAATTGGCGATGGTGAGTGCGCTGGTAGGGAGGACTGGGGCGCCAGAAACGGTAGGCGTGGCACCGGCGGGGAAGGTAGAGTAGAGAGCCACAGTAGAATCAGTGGGAGCACCGGAGGTGAGCTCGCCCAAAGCACTAGAAACACAGTGTCAGAAATTTGGCGTCTAAAAAGCGACTTATGGTCAAAGGAATTATTAGGCAGGGACAGTGGTCGGCACGGACCGTGTGCGCAATGTCCCATTGTTCGCTGTGGTCTGTGGCAAGACAAGTGGTTACCAGAAAAGTCGAGGGTACTTACGGAACGGAGAAACCAGAGGGACCGGTAGGGGCAGTTTGGGTCAAGACGCTGCTGTCGACCGATGTGCTTGGGGTCTGGGCCATGACGCCAGCGAGGGAGACGAGGAGGGCAGAGACGGCGGCGAAGGCAGGCATGGCGAAGTTTTGCTTCTGGGGcgaggaagaaaggaaagtTGACGAAAGATGAAAGAGTGATGGAGTTAAAGATGCTGTTGAGCTGTTTGAAGTTGGATCTGTGCTGCTGACAAGTAAGCGGTGCTTCTCAATGTGGCGATGTGAGATGCCAAGAAAATTAAAAGCGGCGTCGGTTTTCGCGGGAAGACGCGTCCCGTCGCGTGGGAGGGCAGCGGCGGACGTCGCACTCACTTGGTTGGAAGAAACAAGAGGCTAGTCGAATtggaggagggaaagatggGATTACAAAAGTGTATGTGCTGGAGAGAATAAAGTAAACGATGAAAAGAGGACGGGCCTGTGCTTCTTATCCCCTTGGCTGACGGTTGGAACGCGCCGGGCCCGAAAAGAGAAAGTCGCGATAACAATAAAATCTACCAAGGCACGCTAGAAATGCTCTCCCTGACCTGCGCGTCACTTGTTTACGTAGCTTTTGTCGCTACTGTTTTTATTCCGACGCTCGCTGCTTAATTTCACGAAGCGTGAGATTCGCGATAAAGTTAAGCTGCTGGCAGAGGTAGTGTTTGCCAAGCTGGCTGAATATTAATAGACTTGCTGCAGAGTAACTTCTCTGCTTTTTGGCAGCGCACGTATTCTACAGTGTTTTTCGACCTCGACAATCCAAGTGTCGTCCAAGCAAGGCTCCGATGCACGGGCCGAGTGGTTACAATTCACAGTCCAGCGTCCCCAGTCAAACGTCATGGATAACACAAAAACGCAAACGAACAATGATTCCTTCCCTTGTCTCGTTGTTGGTCGTTCAATGTATGATGCACCAGCGTGTACGCTGACTCCACAATACTTGAACGTATCCCTGGTTGCTGCCTGTACAGCGCTGCGCGCCTCAATGGAGACAGACTTGGCAATACGAAATCAAGTAGTTACAATAATAATGTCGATCAGCAATAAGTCCCTACTTCCGACAAGACCGCTGAAAGTCAACAGAGAGGGAGAGGCATACTATAGTGATTATCAGTTGGCAGATATTATATTAATGCCTTGATTGTTCCCTGCACAAAATTACTTTTATTACAATCCGACAGAATAAGATGATGGTCTGGCAGGCTTCCTCAAGTGAAGTATCGATAGTAGATAAGGGCTACAGGTGATTTGTCTGCATTATCTCTACTTTAAACCACGTGCAGATGTGCCGCGCCTATCGTAACCGAATTGCCTGGATTTGAGACTACAAAGGATAGATCCTTGGCGAACACAAGCCTTTGTTTTTGTTGAAAGGTTGGCGGTGGGGATGGTGGAatggaaggaggaagaagagtgaCGTGTCCTACGTAGAGAATGTTATAATAGTAAATATTCTGCTGCATATTATGTACTTCAGACTTCCAGTTAGTAGCAACAATCTGCAGAAGACAAGAGGGACAAGGCACAAGGCTAGGCATACAGTGTATGGAGTGCAAAAAGACATGCAGGAGGAGAGCAGACAAATAAATTCTGTACGCGTGcattcatcatcatcttcagtCAATCATGCATTCGTCGCGGCGTTGCTCTTTGCCGCGCGTCTCGCAATGATCGGGACTAACCCCAACCTTATCGCCGACAGCAGCGCCACATTCGGCGATTTCCCTTACCACTTAGCAATT includes the following:
- a CDS encoding uncharacterized protein (Similar to SGTC gene model, INSD accession EAL19963.1) codes for the protein MVYIKNWTDFETAATDLYARSPSKVRYCVKFQPKTGHLVLKITDDVKCIKYKTFSSIILNRFDSLNLRLLSSMSNTKARPKAILSTTISASETPERGGTPAPAGVSGEAPSSAIAPGGQEGTKQGAQGKSNTSGKKKKKGKR
- a CDS encoding chitin deacetylase, putative (Similar to TIGR gene model, INSD accession AAW44209.1), whose protein sequence is MPAFAAVSALLVSLAGVMAQTPSTSVDSSVLTQTAPTGPSGFSVPALGELTSGAPTDSTVALYSTFPAGATPTVSGAPVLPTSALTIANYPALDVIPPTNSSLVQEWLTKIDMTKVPSYNATTGDCSTDPGATSDGRCWWTCGGCTRATDIVACPDKNVWGLSYDDGPSPFTPLLIDYLEEKNIKTTFFVVGSRVLSRPEMLQTEYMSGHEISIHTWSHPALTTLTNEQIVAELAWTMKVIKDTIGVTPNTFRPPYGDIDDRVRAIAAQMGLTPVIWTSYSDGSTTVNFDTNDWHISGGSATGASSYETFEKILKDYAPKLNTGFITLEHDLYQQSVDLAVGYILPQVIANGTYQLKSIINCLGKDISEAYIETSSNQTTTQITSASGGSTYFQPIVGTATGSEVSAPSEATGSTAAGSAAITSGSAAGTGASGASDSSSSGSGRSATMGGALIAFAAVAVGIVYVA